One genomic region from Gemmatimonadales bacterium encodes:
- a CDS encoding fused MFS/spermidine synthase, producing MTSARRARHALFGLIFVLSGAAGLVYELVWVRELYEVFGSTIHSVTTVVAAYMGGLGLGAWLLGRRADSLARPARLYGVLELGIGLFGLASPWAVRAVGTVYLDVARALGPGLWAGTAIKFVFAFIVLLIPTFLMGGTLPVLTRAFAGDRSDELRGELALFYGLNTVGGVAGCVLAGYVLIEFVGLRASLLATAAVNLALGAAALLLAGVPEPAASSRAPEGEPVFTPDPGPATRRLATGLIAFTALASLLYEIAWTRALILVIGSSTYAFTTILACFLLGIGLGSLIAVGRGRAPRDLLLRAAAVQGVIAVLASLLFPFFRALPVYVVATLQVPFLGVGELLALQAAAVALVVIPPAVGMGYSFPLLAELASERAGATGREVGHAYLANTLGSIAGAVVTGFVLVHLIGSERTLAVGVVVNVAAAAALAWWAWRDRGGVGMPLGVERIPVALGALALVIALATPSWSGRLLDRAPAVYGRTRLDRDELGRYLRGYGSEQLSFKEGWNAAVSVWRDGNQSWLKVNGKVDASSVADMDTQVSLGLLPALAQGRPRRAFVVGFGSGATTRAIADVPGIARIDVAEIERAVLRASPDFRDVNRDVLADPRVHVIEDDARSALMLADSAYDLIVSEPSNPWIAGVASLFTRDYFQVVAKRLAPGGVFCQWLQMYRVTPGLVAVVVANLRAVFPHVEVWFANSSDLVVLGARDPIRWSGARIAAALRPGTATAASLRMWLRVDEPTQLLGHFLLGDRGSAALASRAPFDHTDDHPVLEFQAARSLLAGTPSEPVFDSLVALKAAVGDSTPILEDWDLPAGAWRAGYAAALPDDNPEALHSAELAVRAVPRDPAYQGVLGTVLFGRRDFRSAAAHLDSALARMPGDARLLLTAGLTDLALSNPARARELLSSVAVHGGDSAFASAVLAQLDANSGNYAAAAVEAIRAIASLRPTLERPFPGALEGAVTTLGQLAPPAVAGPVFEHAVAALPYWQTGYWGGAVVGARAGGAACARAERLALELGRFGWTAEEIVPLVRSCLARQGS from the coding sequence AGTGCCCGACGTGCGCGACACGCGCTGTTCGGGCTCATCTTCGTGCTGTCCGGCGCTGCCGGACTGGTCTACGAGCTGGTCTGGGTCCGCGAGCTCTACGAGGTCTTCGGCTCGACGATTCACTCGGTCACCACGGTGGTGGCGGCCTACATGGGCGGCCTCGGCCTCGGCGCCTGGCTGCTCGGGCGGCGCGCGGATTCCCTGGCTCGTCCGGCCCGGTTGTACGGCGTCCTCGAGCTGGGCATCGGGCTGTTCGGCCTGGCCTCGCCGTGGGCGGTGAGGGCCGTGGGCACCGTGTACCTCGACGTGGCGCGCGCGCTCGGGCCGGGGCTGTGGGCTGGAACGGCCATCAAGTTCGTCTTCGCCTTCATCGTCCTGCTGATCCCGACCTTCCTCATGGGCGGGACGCTGCCGGTGCTGACGCGCGCGTTCGCCGGCGACCGCAGCGACGAGCTGCGCGGCGAGCTGGCACTGTTCTACGGTCTCAATACCGTCGGCGGCGTCGCAGGCTGCGTGCTCGCGGGATACGTGCTGATCGAGTTCGTCGGTCTGCGGGCGTCGCTGCTGGCGACGGCCGCGGTCAACCTGGCGCTCGGCGCGGCCGCACTCCTGCTGGCGGGCGTGCCGGAGCCGGCGGCCTCCTCGCGCGCGCCGGAGGGCGAGCCCGTATTCACCCCGGATCCCGGGCCGGCCACGCGCCGCCTCGCCACGGGGCTCATCGCCTTCACTGCCCTGGCGTCGCTGCTGTACGAGATCGCGTGGACCCGCGCGCTGATTCTCGTGATCGGCAGCTCCACCTATGCCTTCACCACCATTCTCGCCTGCTTCCTGCTGGGCATCGGGCTGGGGAGCCTGATCGCGGTCGGCCGGGGCCGGGCACCACGGGATCTGCTGCTGCGGGCGGCGGCCGTGCAGGGCGTCATCGCCGTGTTGGCGTCGTTGCTGTTCCCCTTCTTCCGGGCGCTGCCGGTCTACGTAGTCGCGACGCTCCAGGTGCCCTTCCTCGGCGTCGGGGAGCTGCTCGCCCTGCAGGCGGCGGCCGTGGCGCTGGTCGTGATCCCGCCCGCAGTCGGGATGGGCTACAGTTTCCCGCTGCTGGCGGAACTCGCCTCGGAGCGCGCCGGCGCCACGGGCCGTGAGGTCGGTCACGCATACCTGGCCAATACGCTCGGCAGCATCGCGGGGGCGGTGGTGACGGGTTTCGTGCTGGTCCATCTCATCGGCAGCGAGCGGACCCTGGCGGTGGGCGTCGTGGTCAACGTGGCGGCGGCGGCCGCGCTGGCCTGGTGGGCCTGGCGGGATCGCGGGGGCGTGGGGATGCCGCTGGGCGTCGAGCGCATTCCGGTGGCGCTGGGAGCGCTGGCGCTGGTGATCGCGCTGGCCACCCCGAGCTGGTCGGGGCGGCTCCTCGACCGGGCGCCGGCCGTGTACGGGAGGACGCGGCTCGATCGGGACGAGCTCGGCCGGTACCTGCGCGGGTACGGCTCGGAGCAGTTGAGCTTCAAGGAAGGGTGGAACGCCGCGGTGTCCGTGTGGCGGGACGGCAACCAGAGCTGGCTGAAGGTGAACGGCAAGGTCGATGCGTCGAGTGTCGCGGACATGGACACGCAGGTCTCGCTGGGGCTGCTGCCGGCCCTGGCCCAGGGGCGCCCGCGCCGCGCCTTCGTGGTGGGATTCGGCAGCGGAGCCACCACCCGCGCGATCGCGGACGTGCCCGGCATCGCGCGGATCGACGTCGCCGAGATCGAGCGAGCGGTGCTGCGCGCCAGCCCGGACTTCCGCGACGTCAATCGCGACGTACTGGCGGACCCGCGGGTCCACGTCATCGAGGACGACGCGCGCAGCGCCCTGATGCTGGCGGATTCCGCCTACGACCTGATCGTGTCGGAGCCCTCGAATCCCTGGATCGCGGGGGTCGCATCGTTGTTCACGCGCGACTACTTCCAGGTGGTGGCGAAGCGGTTGGCGCCGGGCGGGGTCTTCTGCCAGTGGCTGCAGATGTACCGCGTCACGCCGGGCCTCGTGGCGGTGGTCGTCGCCAACCTGCGGGCCGTCTTCCCGCACGTGGAAGTCTGGTTTGCGAATTCGAGCGACCTGGTCGTGCTCGGGGCGCGCGACCCGATACGATGGAGCGGCGCGCGAATCGCGGCGGCCTTGCGCCCCGGGACGGCGACGGCGGCGTCCCTGCGCATGTGGCTGCGGGTCGACGAGCCGACGCAGCTGCTGGGGCACTTCCTCCTGGGTGATCGTGGCAGCGCGGCGCTCGCGAGCCGCGCGCCGTTCGACCACACCGACGACCATCCGGTGCTCGAATTCCAGGCCGCCCGGTCGCTGCTCGCCGGGACGCCGTCGGAGCCGGTGTTCGATTCCCTGGTCGCGCTGAAAGCGGCGGTGGGGGATTCAACGCCGATCCTGGAGGACTGGGACCTGCCGGCGGGCGCGTGGCGAGCCGGGTACGCCGCGGCGCTTCCCGACGACAACCCGGAGGCGCTCCACTCGGCCGAGTTGGCAGTGCGCGCGGTGCCGCGCGATCCGGCGTACCAGGGCGTGCTGGGCACCGTTCTGTTCGGCCGCCGGGACTTCCGGTCGGCGGCGGCGCACCTGGACAGCGCGCTCGCCCGGATGCCCGGCGACGCCAGGCTGCTGCTGACGGCGGGGCTGACCGATCTGGCGCTGTCGAACCCGGCGCGGGCGCGCGAGCTCCTGAGCAGCGTCGCGGTGCACGGCGGGGACTCCGCCTTCGCGTCCGCGGTCCTGGCGCAGCTCGACGCGAACAGCGGGAACTACGCGGCGGCAGCGGTGGAGGCCATCCGGGCGATCGCCAGCCTGCGGCCGACGCTGGAGCGCCCCTTCCCGGGGGCACTGGAGGGCGCTGTGACCACGCTGGGTCAGCTCGCGCCGCCGGCCGTGGCCGGCCCGGTGTTCGAGCATGCCGTGGCGGCGCTCCCTTACTGGCAAACCGGCTACTGGGGTGGAGCGGTGGTCGGAGCCCGGGCCGGAGGGGCCGCCTGTGCGCGCGCCGAGCGCCTGGCGCTCGAGCTGGGAAGGTTCGGCTGGACGGCGGAGGAGATCGTGCCGCTGGTGCGGTCCTGCCTGGCGCGACAGGGATCCTGA
- a CDS encoding protein kinase yields MSHPEADRALEARLSAAFAGAYTLEGEIGRGGMGVVFRARDEKLKRTVAVKVLPPELAFRRDIRARFVREAETAARLSHPNIVPIHSVGESDDIVYFVMGYVDGESLSVRIKRRGRLSIEEARRIMRETADALAAAHQQGVIHRDVKPDNILLEGTRGRVMVTDFGIAKALSAEGGTLTDTGIAIGTPAFMSPEQAAGERVIDGRSDLYSLGVVAYQMLAGELPFQAPTVPGLLMKQIGTPAVPVERLRPDAPRELALTVMRCLEKDPEDRWPTADALRRALETSTYAPPAARPGSRRSTPAERPRDLPAAGPPDAAGWLAERRSRQASRIERTRDRLERRLSKADRKLERRAEEDREVAQRAAQTGEPLMVVQLRHRMARYASVIGPLMLINITFAGGIGHPWFLFPALWMGWSLARDYSRLWTAGYSWRDVLHRPPAPDALEAKTHRADSNAAGTPEEFGSQAAGIEQAARDRSAILGMLERMPKSERKMLPDVGPTVDQLLGRARDLARTLAALERDIDTAAEHKIEARIAALEQESASSDRDRRMSLLQRQRQTVHDLIARRAALESQLESCLLAMQNVRFDLLRLRSAGVAEALGDLTQATQQARSLSRDVDAAVSAAVEIRKLTGREIGPEA; encoded by the coding sequence TTGAGCCACCCCGAAGCCGACCGCGCCCTCGAAGCCCGTCTCTCGGCGGCCTTCGCCGGCGCCTACACGCTCGAGGGCGAAATCGGCCGCGGCGGCATGGGCGTGGTCTTCCGCGCCCGGGACGAGAAGCTCAAGCGGACGGTGGCCGTCAAGGTCCTGCCGCCGGAGCTGGCGTTCCGCCGCGACATCCGCGCCCGCTTCGTCCGCGAGGCCGAGACCGCGGCCCGGCTCTCCCACCCGAACATCGTGCCCATTCACAGCGTCGGCGAGTCCGACGATATCGTGTATTTCGTGATGGGCTACGTGGACGGCGAGTCCCTGTCGGTGCGGATCAAGCGCCGCGGTCGCCTCTCCATCGAGGAAGCCCGGCGCATCATGCGCGAGACCGCCGACGCGCTGGCCGCCGCGCACCAGCAAGGGGTGATCCACCGCGACGTCAAGCCGGACAACATCCTCCTCGAGGGCACGCGCGGGCGGGTGATGGTGACGGACTTCGGCATCGCCAAGGCCCTCAGCGCCGAGGGCGGGACCCTCACGGACACGGGCATCGCCATCGGCACGCCGGCCTTCATGAGCCCCGAGCAGGCCGCCGGCGAGCGGGTCATCGACGGCCGTTCCGATCTGTACTCCCTCGGCGTGGTCGCCTACCAGATGCTGGCCGGCGAGCTGCCGTTCCAGGCGCCGACCGTTCCCGGCCTGCTGATGAAGCAGATCGGGACGCCGGCGGTGCCGGTCGAGCGGCTCCGGCCGGACGCACCGCGAGAGCTGGCGCTCACGGTGATGCGCTGCCTGGAAAAGGACCCCGAGGATCGCTGGCCAACGGCGGACGCGCTGCGACGCGCGCTCGAGACGAGCACGTACGCGCCGCCGGCGGCGCGCCCGGGCTCGCGCCGGTCAACCCCCGCGGAGCGCCCTCGAGACCTCCCGGCGGCCGGCCCGCCGGATGCCGCCGGCTGGCTCGCGGAACGCCGCAGCCGGCAGGCGTCGCGCATCGAACGCACACGGGACCGGCTCGAACGCCGCCTGAGCAAGGCCGACCGCAAGCTCGAGCGGCGGGCCGAAGAGGACCGCGAGGTCGCCCAGCGCGCGGCCCAGACCGGCGAGCCGCTGATGGTGGTTCAGCTCCGCCACCGGATGGCCCGATACGCTTCGGTCATCGGACCGCTGATGCTGATCAACATCACGTTCGCCGGCGGGATCGGGCACCCGTGGTTCCTGTTCCCCGCGCTCTGGATGGGCTGGAGCCTGGCGCGCGACTACTCGCGCCTGTGGACGGCCGGCTATTCCTGGCGGGACGTGCTGCACCGGCCGCCGGCCCCGGACGCGCTGGAGGCCAAGACGCATCGGGCCGACTCGAATGCCGCCGGAACGCCGGAGGAGTTCGGCTCGCAGGCCGCCGGCATCGAGCAGGCGGCGCGCGACCGCTCGGCAATTCTCGGGATGCTGGAGCGAATGCCGAAGTCCGAGCGGAAGATGCTGCCGGACGTCGGACCGACCGTCGACCAGCTGCTCGGCCGGGCTCGCGACCTCGCGCGGACGCTCGCGGCGCTCGAGCGCGACATCGACACGGCGGCGGAGCACAAGATCGAGGCCCGCATCGCCGCGCTGGAACAAGAGTCGGCCTCGTCCGACCGCGACCGGCGCATGAGCCTCCTGCAACGCCAGCGCCAGACCGTCCACGATCTCATCGCGCGTCGTGCGGCCCTCGAGTCCCAACTCGAATCCTGCCTGCTCGCGATGCAGAACGTGCGGTTCGACCTGCTGCGGCTACGCTCCGCCGGCGTCGCCGAGGCGCTCGGCGACCTCACGCAGGCGACTCAGCAGGCGCGCTCGCTGTCCCGCGACGTGGATGCCGCCGTCTCCGCGGCCGTGGAGATACGCAAGCTCACCGGACGCGAGATCGGCCCCGAAGCCTGA
- the lon gene encoding endopeptidase La: MTERLSLPLLPLRDMVLFPGVTTPISAGRPGTLRAIEAALKSERRLIFAVAQRENTEQVGLENLYSMGTIARIGQMQRGLAGVQLLLQGEARASAVHLSEHDGYLEAVVREVDDQAPPDSNDAAFLALYKESRERAAELGQKSGLPEEMVQQVVASVTDAGRFADMVAGYLDVKTPERQALLETLAVEERLRRVLILVQRQIDVADAQEDIKSQVQEELGERQKELYLREQLKAIRRELGESEDDRDAAALREKLQKLELPEAAQKEVERELGRLERTSKDSMEAQVIRTFLEWIAELPWNARSEDSLDLARAEQVLEEDHYGLHDVKERVLEFLAVRQLRDRDEQQERAAAQADTPGQADDKVLAKGPILLFVGPPGTGKTSIAKSIARAMGRKYVRISLGGARDEADIRGHRRTYVGAMPGRIVQGMKQAGTKNPVFLLDEVDKLGVSFQGDPAAALLEVLDPAQNDSFTDHYLGVPFDLSEVLFIATANFLQNIPAPLLDRLETVDFTGYTELEKLAIARQYLVPRQLKENGLTPERLVIEDSAVREIVGGYTREAGVRQLERELGRLARKIARRVATDGGERIVLTGEDVRSQLGRPKVRPERAATSDAIGTATGMYYTPTGGDIMFVEASLMPGKGDLVLTGHLGDVMKESARAALTYAKTHASVLGVREEALKDREVHVHVPAGAIPKDGPSAGVTMATALVSAMTQRPVRHDVAMTGEVTLSGKVLPIGGLKEKVLGAARAGILEIVLPKENEPELEDLPEEVRKNLAFHPVATLDEVLAIALRSQDAKAVDELLSVRAR, from the coding sequence ATGACCGAGCGGTTGAGCCTACCCCTGCTGCCCCTTCGGGACATGGTGCTGTTCCCGGGGGTGACCACGCCCATCAGCGCTGGCCGGCCCGGGACGCTGCGCGCGATCGAGGCGGCGCTCAAGTCGGAGCGACGGCTGATCTTCGCGGTTGCGCAGCGGGAGAACACGGAGCAGGTCGGCCTCGAGAATCTGTACTCGATGGGAACCATTGCGCGGATCGGGCAGATGCAGCGCGGCCTGGCCGGCGTGCAGCTTCTGCTGCAGGGTGAGGCCCGCGCCAGCGCCGTTCACCTCTCCGAGCACGATGGCTATCTCGAGGCCGTGGTGCGCGAGGTGGACGACCAGGCTCCACCCGACAGCAACGACGCCGCGTTCCTCGCACTCTACAAGGAGTCGCGGGAGCGCGCCGCCGAGCTGGGGCAGAAGAGCGGCCTGCCGGAAGAGATGGTCCAGCAGGTGGTGGCTTCGGTCACCGACGCCGGCCGGTTCGCCGACATGGTGGCAGGCTACCTCGACGTGAAGACCCCGGAGCGGCAGGCGCTCCTGGAGACACTGGCCGTCGAGGAGCGGCTGCGCCGGGTCCTGATTCTGGTGCAACGGCAGATCGACGTCGCCGACGCGCAGGAAGACATCAAGTCGCAGGTCCAGGAGGAGCTGGGCGAGCGCCAGAAGGAGCTCTACCTGCGCGAACAGCTCAAGGCGATCCGGCGGGAGTTGGGCGAGAGCGAGGACGATCGCGACGCGGCGGCGCTGCGCGAGAAGCTCCAGAAGCTGGAGCTGCCGGAGGCGGCACAGAAGGAAGTCGAGCGGGAGCTGGGCCGGCTGGAACGCACGTCCAAGGACTCGATGGAGGCGCAGGTCATCCGGACCTTCCTCGAGTGGATCGCGGAGCTGCCCTGGAACGCGCGCTCGGAGGACTCACTCGACCTGGCGCGCGCCGAGCAGGTGCTGGAAGAGGACCACTACGGCCTGCACGACGTGAAGGAGCGGGTGCTCGAGTTCCTGGCGGTTCGGCAGCTGCGGGACCGGGACGAGCAGCAGGAGCGGGCCGCGGCCCAGGCCGATACGCCGGGCCAGGCCGACGACAAGGTGCTCGCGAAAGGCCCCATCCTGCTGTTCGTGGGTCCGCCCGGTACCGGCAAGACCTCGATCGCCAAGTCCATCGCCCGCGCGATGGGGCGGAAGTACGTGCGGATCTCGCTCGGTGGAGCGCGGGACGAGGCGGACATACGGGGCCACCGGCGCACCTACGTGGGAGCGATGCCCGGCCGGATCGTCCAGGGCATGAAGCAGGCGGGCACGAAGAACCCGGTGTTCCTGCTGGACGAGGTGGACAAGCTCGGCGTCTCGTTCCAGGGCGACCCGGCGGCGGCGTTGCTCGAGGTGCTGGATCCGGCGCAGAACGACTCGTTCACGGACCATTACCTGGGCGTGCCGTTCGATCTGTCGGAGGTGCTGTTCATCGCAACGGCGAACTTCCTCCAGAACATCCCGGCACCGCTTCTCGACCGGCTCGAGACCGTGGACTTCACCGGATACACCGAGCTGGAGAAGCTGGCCATCGCGCGGCAGTACCTCGTGCCGCGGCAGCTGAAGGAGAACGGCCTCACCCCCGAGCGCCTGGTGATCGAGGATTCGGCGGTGCGCGAAATCGTCGGCGGCTACACGCGCGAGGCGGGCGTGCGGCAGCTGGAGCGGGAGCTGGGCCGCCTGGCGCGGAAGATCGCACGACGGGTGGCGACGGACGGCGGAGAGCGCATCGTGCTCACCGGCGAGGACGTGCGCTCGCAGCTGGGCCGGCCCAAGGTTCGACCCGAACGGGCCGCCACCAGCGACGCCATCGGAACCGCCACCGGCATGTACTACACCCCGACCGGCGGCGACATCATGTTCGTCGAAGCCTCGCTGATGCCGGGCAAGGGCGACCTCGTCCTGACGGGGCATCTGGGTGACGTCATGAAGGAGTCGGCACGCGCCGCCCTGACCTACGCGAAGACCCACGCGTCCGTGCTGGGAGTGCGGGAGGAGGCGCTCAAGGACCGCGAGGTGCACGTGCACGTTCCTGCAGGCGCCATCCCGAAGGACGGCCCGTCGGCGGGCGTCACGATGGCGACGGCCCTGGTTAGCGCCATGACGCAGCGGCCGGTCCGGCACGACGTGGCGATGACCGGAGAAGTGACCCTCAGCGGCAAGGTCCTTCCCATTGGCGGCCTGAAGGAGAAGGTGCTCGGTGCGGCTCGAGCCGGTATTCTGGAAATCGTGCTGCCAAAGGAGAACGAGCCAGAGCTCGAAGACCTGCCGGAAGAGGTCCGCAAGAACCTCGCATTCCATCCGGTCGCCACCCTCGACGAGGTGCTCGCCATCGCCTTGCGCAGCCAAGACGCCAAGGCCGTGGACGAACTCCTCTCGGTCAGAGCGCGCTAG